The following coding sequences lie in one Labrus bergylta chromosome 13, fLabBer1.1, whole genome shotgun sequence genomic window:
- the cdk5r2b gene encoding cyclin-dependent kinase 5 activator 2b, producing MGTVLSISPASKRASIMDAGESAGDGFKPDKSLKRHSMFVALSWKKLVASSAKKSAKKVTPNPMPTRDLPYTQISQLNSVNNRKTHQNEEKKPKAPIPVPVPTVPTVPTVPKHSNEIVVQNGRLSSVQKQPSSQSLASPRRVIIQASTGELLRCLGNFMCRRCFKLKELNSGEVILWFRNIDRTLLLQGWQDQGFITPANLVFVYLLCEDTIEDSIASAAELQGTFQTCLYLAYSYMGNEISYPLKPFMIEANKDVFWENALRIISRLSAKMLQLNADPHFFTEVFQDLKNQRESSESNLDR from the coding sequence aTGGGCACCGTCCTCTCCATATCCCCGGCGTCGAAGAGGGCGTCGATTATGGACGCAGGAGAAAGCGCAGGAGATGGATTCAAACCCGATAAGAGCCTCAAGCGGCACTCGATGTTCGTCGCTCTCTCCTGGAAGAAGCTGGTGGCCAGCTCGGCCAAGAAGAGTGCCAAGAAAGTGACCCCTAACCCGATGCCCACGCGTGATCTCCCGTACACCCAGATCTCACAGCTCAACAGCGTGAACAACAGGAAAACGCATCAGAATGAGGAGAAGAAACCCAAAGCGCCGATCCCTGTCCCGGTGCCCACGGTGCCCACGGTGCCCACAGTACCCAAGCATAGCAACGAGATAGTCGTTCAAAACGGGAGGCTTTCCTCGGTGCAGAAGCAACCCAGCAGCCAGTCTCTGGCGTCACCGAGGCGGGTTATTATTCAGGCTTCAACCGGGGAGCTACTGCGCTGTTTGGGGAACTTCATGTGCCGCAggtgttttaaactgaaagagTTAAACAGCGGGGAGGTGATCCTGTGGTTCCGGAACATTGACCGGACTCTCTTGCTCCAGGGCTGGCAGGATCAAGGCTTTATCACGCCGGCTAACCTTGTGTTCGTTTACCTGTTGTGCGAAGACACGATAGAGGACAGCATCGCCAGCGCGGCCGAGCTGCAGGGCACCTTTCAGACTTGCCTTTACCTCGCCTACTCCTACATGGGCAACGAGATCTCCTACCCACTCAAGCCGTTCATGATCGAGGCGAACAAGGACGTTTTCTGGGAGAACGCGCTCCGGATCATCAGCAGGCTGAGTgccaaaatgctgcagctcaATGCAGACCCGCACTTTTTCACCGAGGTCTTCCAGGACCTCAAAAACCAGCGAGAAAGCAGCGAGTCAAACCTGGACCGCTGA